The proteins below come from a single Burkholderia humptydooensis genomic window:
- a CDS encoding ABC transporter permease — protein sequence MQSFSVSPRYLAASLVKNRRLMLDLARRDAVGRYKGSFLGILWSLLTPIMMLSVYTFVFSEVFKSRWSDSAHSASKGEFAVVLFAGMIMFNLFSECINRAPSQILSNTNFVKKIVFPLEVLPCVTLLSALFHLCVSVLILLVAEWFIVGTVPTTALLFPIVLAPLCVFIMGVSWMLAATGVYLRDIGQTVGIAITALMFLSPVFFPVSSLPERFRGFVYFNPMTFPIEQSRDVLVWGRMIDWNHWISYSVMAAIIAWIGFAWFQKTRRGFADVI from the coding sequence ATGCAAAGCTTTAGCGTTTCGCCGCGATACCTCGCCGCATCGCTGGTGAAGAACCGGCGTCTGATGCTCGATCTTGCACGACGCGACGCCGTCGGACGCTACAAAGGATCGTTCCTCGGCATACTCTGGTCGTTGCTCACGCCGATCATGATGCTAAGCGTCTATACATTCGTGTTCAGCGAGGTCTTCAAGTCGCGCTGGAGCGATTCCGCGCACAGCGCATCGAAAGGCGAGTTCGCAGTCGTACTATTCGCCGGCATGATCATGTTCAACCTGTTCTCGGAATGCATCAACCGTGCGCCGTCGCAGATTCTGTCGAATACGAACTTCGTCAAGAAGATCGTGTTTCCGCTCGAAGTCCTGCCATGTGTGACTCTACTGTCAGCTTTGTTCCACCTCTGCGTCAGCGTGCTCATTCTCCTCGTTGCCGAATGGTTCATCGTTGGCACCGTACCCACAACCGCCTTGCTGTTTCCAATCGTCCTCGCCCCCCTTTGCGTCTTCATCATGGGCGTGAGCTGGATGCTTGCCGCGACGGGGGTCTATTTGCGCGACATCGGCCAAACGGTCGGCATCGCCATCACGGCGCTGATGTTCCTGTCACCGGTTTTCTTTCCGGTTTCCTCTCTGCCGGAGCGGTTTCGAGGATTCGTCTATTTTAATCCCATGACGTTCCCGATCGAGCAAAGTCGCGATGTGCTCGTCTGGGGCCGCATGATCGACTGGAATCACTGGATTTCTTATTCGGTGATGGCGGCAATCATCGCCTGGATCGGATTTGCCTGGTTCCAAAAAACCCGCAGGGGCTTTGCAGATGTCATCTGA
- a CDS encoding ABC transporter ATP-binding protein has translation MPENIAIEAIQISKGFASYERPADRLKRSVLGAAARFAPNAAARSAAHRRADTLSNMFWALRDVSFFVAAGETVGIIGRNGSGKSTLLQIVCGTLAPTAGDIVVRGKVAALLELGSGFDVEYTGRENIYLNAQLYGLSRQQIDERYDSIVAFADIGDFIDQPVKTYSSGMFVRLAFAVIAHVDADILIIDEALAVGDAFFNQKCYRFLHVFKKHGTILFVSHDTSTIKKLCSKVIWIDSGRIVAEGDPAEVCTAYLEARYGASSARTASGTQRVEPKQVPAAHDQRRDIINASPLRNDIQVLPFDHHARAFGSGGAQIVDVSFVDGEKRRLEWIVGGEAVTLRVAIKVDDALVSPIVGFFLKNERGQELIGDNTYASYADRPVRCDGDTTLCAEFSFLMPVLPVGRFSINVAVAEGTQYDHIQLHWIHDALPLDVHTSRVRHALVGVPMVHVEVSPAS, from the coding sequence ATGCCTGAAAACATAGCAATCGAAGCTATCCAGATCAGCAAGGGGTTCGCGTCATACGAACGGCCTGCCGATCGGCTGAAAAGAAGTGTGCTTGGAGCCGCAGCCAGGTTCGCGCCGAATGCGGCCGCGCGCAGTGCGGCACATCGCCGTGCGGACACGCTTTCAAACATGTTCTGGGCACTGCGCGACGTGAGCTTTTTCGTGGCCGCAGGCGAGACGGTCGGCATCATCGGTCGCAATGGCTCGGGCAAGAGCACGCTTTTGCAGATCGTGTGCGGGACGCTGGCGCCGACGGCAGGGGACATCGTGGTTCGCGGAAAGGTGGCTGCGCTCCTCGAACTCGGCTCCGGCTTCGACGTCGAATACACGGGCCGCGAGAACATCTATCTGAACGCGCAGTTGTACGGGCTGTCGCGTCAGCAGATCGACGAGCGCTACGATTCGATCGTGGCGTTCGCCGACATTGGCGACTTCATCGATCAACCGGTCAAGACCTATTCGAGTGGCATGTTCGTGCGCCTGGCGTTCGCAGTGATTGCACACGTCGATGCGGACATCCTGATCATCGACGAGGCGCTTGCCGTGGGCGACGCCTTCTTCAATCAGAAGTGTTACCGGTTTCTTCATGTCTTCAAGAAGCACGGAACCATTCTGTTCGTCAGCCATGATACGTCGACGATCAAGAAACTGTGCTCGAAGGTAATCTGGATCGATAGCGGGCGAATCGTTGCCGAGGGCGACCCTGCAGAAGTCTGTACTGCGTACTTGGAGGCGCGATATGGGGCGTCGAGTGCGCGGACTGCCAGCGGCACGCAGCGTGTCGAGCCGAAGCAGGTGCCCGCTGCGCACGACCAGCGTCGAGACATCATTAATGCATCGCCGCTGCGCAATGACATTCAGGTGCTGCCGTTCGATCACCATGCACGGGCGTTCGGCTCCGGTGGCGCGCAGATTGTCGACGTCTCGTTCGTCGATGGCGAGAAGCGGCGGCTCGAGTGGATCGTCGGTGGCGAGGCCGTGACGTTGCGCGTCGCCATCAAGGTGGACGATGCACTCGTGTCGCCCATCGTTGGCTTCTTTCTGAAGAATGAGCGGGGGCAGGAACTGATCGGAGATAATACCTACGCGAGTTACGCAGACAGGCCGGTTCGCTGTGACGGGGACACTACGCTTTGCGCGGAGTTTTCGTTCTTGATGCCCGTCTTGCCCGTAGGGCGTTTCTCGATCAATGTGGCCGTGGCGGAAGGCACGCAATACGATCACATCCAACTCCATTGGATTCATGATGCGCTGCCGCTCGACGTGCATACGTCGAGGGTCAGACACGCGCTCGTTGGTGTGCCGATGGTGCACGTCGAAGTTTCGCCGGCATCGTAG
- a CDS encoding glycosyltransferase → MTMQARRFRFKGAENGHEFTGERYLPGVGGPIQYEHYHRYLFSTGLCAGKDVLDIASGEGYGSALLAQAAKSVIGVDIDARAVQNARVRYGDQANLRFEYGSATSIPLPDASVDILNSFETLEHFREHEAFMREARRVLKPNGLMIISTPNRPIYSPPGAPPNEYHVRELDRDEFVEWLKSGFKHFVLFEQKPIAGSVLQREGRVGAREIHCWSETSIGEYRSTLGVVDPVYFIAIASDGPIPEPDDDLLDGGVSFGRYDNARNDQIGAQGAEIVRLTTETMSRADEIGRLVADTVRLTEEVLKRDAEIGRLTVETVRLNEVIIEGNAQIAKLTSELGRLRGGGDVPRAVVAAQPADAMPVREVLNALAEQKEVSRQLLSQVDEMARYVKRANAGGVGSLHASAAGPAAEPAIEPSIAALLRENEGLRQQADMIFRSASWRVTKPLRFAARRLRTARQRQAAARSDAGPGGRVAEAVTSTAVSASTLRRFEQSAVPRAIVVVQSTGRGKALDHCLAALSQHTTSVPFQVLLAGPADARLVADSGVRALAIVEAGMSLATLAEFIASPDEAFVVLISEDLAAHPGWLEAIDEVFARFPDAAAVTGLVLNRLGQVRAAGAVVDASARMKPFGVGLAADNPLIRTVVPVRAASPGIIAIRKRIWDDIASAFDHVPPVSTGLVLIALELAKRGANTYLQPFARFTAHGPDECADVPVSSTWDDAHQRWSLRQRYEKLFRVDRAFGDVLPLPHRPKIVIVDAFVPKPDQDSGSVDAYWYMRIFREFGFDVSFIAAFEQTPVESYADALRRWGVRVQYATDLPSLNRLVTEEAKGAAVVIAQRIIVARHVIEPLRHDVPGIKIVFGTVDLHYLREERAAILERSPEALEEALLLRRAEIQAVSEADATIVVSRLEGDILRDIVPDANVHRIPIPRLPTRSTRSFDERSGVLFVGGFAHRPNVDAVKFLVKDIWPLVRRRLPDAELRIVGSGTTDEVRTLDNPVAGVTIVGFVENLGEVMDAARVSVAPLRFGAGIKGKVVSSLLHGLPCVLSKVASEGMGLVAGEQVLEGDGAEEIADAIVKLYEDRQLWQHVADAGFVAAAAEYSVESVANLLSGLLDSIGVKAGSRKLRSNAFDIH, encoded by the coding sequence ATGACAATGCAAGCCCGAAGGTTTCGATTCAAAGGTGCAGAAAACGGCCACGAGTTTACCGGTGAGCGTTATCTGCCAGGGGTAGGCGGCCCGATTCAATACGAGCACTATCATCGCTATCTCTTCTCGACGGGGCTCTGCGCGGGCAAGGATGTGCTCGACATCGCATCCGGGGAGGGCTATGGGTCGGCACTGCTCGCGCAAGCTGCGAAGTCCGTGATCGGCGTCGATATCGACGCGCGAGCCGTACAGAACGCACGCGTCAGGTATGGCGACCAGGCCAATTTGCGATTCGAATACGGTAGCGCGACAAGCATCCCGCTGCCGGATGCTTCGGTCGACATACTCAATTCGTTCGAGACGCTAGAGCATTTCCGTGAGCACGAGGCTTTCATGCGCGAGGCCCGTCGCGTGCTGAAACCCAATGGTCTGATGATCATTTCGACACCCAATCGACCGATCTATTCGCCGCCGGGTGCGCCGCCGAACGAATATCACGTACGCGAACTTGATCGCGACGAGTTCGTCGAATGGTTGAAGAGTGGATTCAAGCATTTCGTTCTCTTCGAGCAGAAGCCGATCGCGGGTTCCGTGCTGCAGCGAGAAGGGAGGGTGGGCGCACGCGAGATCCATTGCTGGTCGGAAACTTCGATCGGCGAATATCGTTCGACGCTCGGCGTCGTGGATCCGGTCTATTTCATCGCGATCGCATCCGACGGCCCGATTCCGGAGCCGGACGACGATCTCCTGGACGGCGGCGTGTCATTCGGCCGTTACGACAACGCCCGCAACGATCAGATCGGCGCCCAAGGCGCCGAGATCGTGCGCTTGACGACCGAGACGATGAGCCGTGCTGACGAAATCGGCCGTCTGGTGGCCGACACTGTCAGACTGACCGAAGAGGTGCTTAAGCGCGATGCGGAAATCGGTCGTCTAACGGTCGAAACCGTGAGACTTAATGAAGTCATCATCGAGGGCAACGCGCAGATCGCGAAGCTCACGAGCGAACTGGGCCGCCTGAGGGGGGGGGGCGATGTGCCTCGGGCGGTTGTCGCCGCGCAGCCTGCCGATGCAATGCCCGTTCGGGAAGTGCTGAATGCGCTCGCTGAGCAGAAAGAAGTGTCGAGGCAGCTGCTGTCGCAAGTCGACGAAATGGCGAGGTATGTGAAGCGCGCGAACGCGGGTGGGGTTGGTTCGCTGCACGCGTCTGCTGCCGGGCCGGCGGCTGAACCCGCGATTGAGCCTTCGATAGCGGCGCTGCTGCGTGAGAACGAAGGTCTGCGCCAACAAGCCGACATGATTTTCCGCTCGGCCTCTTGGCGCGTCACGAAACCGTTGCGTTTTGCTGCGCGGCGTCTGCGCACGGCTCGCCAGCGGCAAGCTGCGGCACGTTCGGATGCTGGTCCGGGAGGCCGTGTCGCCGAGGCCGTCACATCCACCGCCGTATCGGCGAGCACGCTGCGTCGATTCGAGCAATCTGCCGTGCCGCGCGCGATCGTGGTCGTTCAATCGACCGGTCGCGGCAAGGCGCTCGACCACTGTCTCGCTGCGTTGAGTCAGCATACGACGTCGGTTCCGTTCCAGGTATTGCTGGCCGGTCCAGCCGACGCGCGGCTCGTGGCCGACAGTGGGGTCCGCGCACTTGCGATCGTGGAGGCGGGGATGTCGCTCGCCACGCTGGCCGAGTTCATCGCGTCGCCGGACGAGGCATTCGTCGTGTTGATTTCGGAAGATCTCGCTGCACATCCCGGTTGGCTTGAGGCGATTGACGAGGTCTTCGCGCGCTTTCCCGATGCGGCGGCCGTGACAGGGCTCGTGCTCAACAGGCTCGGGCAGGTGCGGGCGGCAGGCGCCGTTGTCGATGCGAGCGCTCGGATGAAGCCGTTCGGCGTCGGCTTGGCGGCGGACAACCCGTTGATTCGCACCGTCGTTCCGGTGAGGGCGGCGAGCCCCGGGATCATTGCAATCCGCAAGCGCATCTGGGACGATATCGCAAGCGCGTTCGATCATGTGCCGCCGGTTTCGACTGGTCTTGTGTTGATTGCGCTCGAACTCGCCAAGCGCGGTGCGAATACGTATCTGCAGCCGTTCGCGCGGTTTACCGCACATGGTCCGGACGAGTGCGCCGACGTTCCCGTCAGTTCTACATGGGATGATGCGCATCAACGCTGGTCGCTTCGGCAGCGTTACGAAAAATTGTTCCGCGTTGATCGGGCGTTCGGTGACGTGCTGCCGCTGCCGCATCGTCCGAAGATCGTGATCGTCGATGCGTTCGTGCCGAAGCCCGATCAAGACTCCGGATCGGTCGACGCGTACTGGTACATGCGCATCTTCCGCGAGTTCGGATTCGACGTAAGTTTCATCGCGGCCTTCGAGCAGACGCCAGTCGAAAGCTATGCGGACGCGCTTCGGCGCTGGGGCGTGCGCGTGCAATATGCTACCGATCTTCCGTCGCTCAATCGTCTCGTGACAGAAGAAGCGAAGGGCGCCGCGGTTGTGATCGCACAGCGCATCATTGTCGCGCGACACGTGATCGAGCCGCTTCGCCATGATGTGCCGGGTATCAAGATCGTGTTCGGCACAGTCGACTTGCATTATCTGCGGGAAGAGCGAGCGGCGATTCTCGAGCGTTCGCCGGAGGCTCTCGAAGAGGCGCTGCTGTTGCGGCGAGCGGAGATTCAGGCGGTGTCCGAGGCCGACGCGACGATCGTCGTCAGTCGCCTCGAGGGCGACATCCTCAGAGACATCGTGCCGGACGCGAACGTACATCGAATTCCGATTCCGCGCTTGCCTACTCGGTCGACCCGTTCGTTCGACGAGCGCTCGGGCGTGCTGTTTGTCGGCGGTTTTGCTCACCGTCCCAACGTCGATGCCGTGAAGTTCCTGGTAAAGGACATTTGGCCGCTCGTGCGCCGCCGTTTGCCGGATGCGGAATTGCGCATCGTGGGTAGCGGCACGACAGATGAAGTGCGCACGCTCGATAACCCTGTCGCCGGCGTGACGATCGTCGGTTTCGTGGAGAACCTTGGAGAAGTGATGGACGCCGCGCGAGTTTCAGTCGCGCCGCTGCGTTTCGGTGCAGGAATCAAAGGCAAGGTTGTGTCCAGTCTATTGCACGGGCTACCGTGCGTACTGAGCAAGGTGGCGAGCGAGGGGATGGGGCTCGTCGCTGGCGAGCAGGTGCTCGAGGGCGACGGCGCGGAGGAGATCGCCGATGCGATCGTGAAACTGTACGAAGATCGCCAGCTTTGGCAGCATGTCGCCGATGCCGGCTTTGTGGCGGCGGCCGCCGAGTATTCCGTGGAGAGCGTCGCGAACCTGTTGTCGGGTTTGCTCGACTCCATCGGAGTCAAGGCGGGCTCCCGCAAACTCCGGTCGAACGCGTTCGATATTCACTGA
- a CDS encoding glycosyltransferase family 4 protein, whose protein sequence is MLRSLLSMFRKPPQRRPRSDGRLGVVIELASFDKGGLEKVVLDSAIAFDRNRFDVTIVTPGKVGHLGAVARDAGLTVVGLPSSNTLAAYERVLRELTADVSMSHFSDTGYPLFARLGIPNITFIHNVYAFFSDAQAQSFASNDRYVDRYVSVSKNATRYAVQKLGVSESKVVTVPNGLILSEHEARERKPAKLTRAQLGLADTDYVFANVASYNLHKGHYVMADAMRHLLKRRRDVKILCFGNVIFPPHVDALRQYLVEHGLEQHILMPGYFPDVEDVHRMADAFLLPSFIEGWSIAMNEAMFYQKPMILTDTGASAEVIENGDIGILIPNEYGDTPNLNSKLLDELAYVPRQYAIAPRLADAMDEMASNADVWQKRGMLGRCKIYERFDFANIVKRYEEIIEGAVKAANR, encoded by the coding sequence ATGTTGCGCTCCTTGCTTTCAATGTTTCGTAAGCCGCCGCAGCGTCGCCCGCGTTCGGACGGCCGACTCGGCGTCGTGATCGAATTGGCGTCGTTCGATAAAGGCGGTCTTGAAAAAGTGGTGCTCGACTCGGCGATCGCATTCGATAGAAACCGATTCGACGTAACGATCGTCACGCCGGGCAAGGTTGGGCATCTCGGCGCTGTTGCGCGCGACGCTGGTTTGACGGTGGTCGGTCTGCCGTCTTCGAACACGCTTGCGGCGTACGAGCGCGTGCTCCGTGAATTGACCGCAGATGTCTCGATGTCTCACTTCTCGGATACCGGTTATCCGCTGTTCGCGCGGCTCGGCATTCCGAACATCACGTTCATCCACAATGTTTACGCGTTCTTTTCGGACGCGCAGGCGCAGTCGTTCGCGAGCAACGACCGGTACGTGGACCGCTACGTGTCGGTCTCGAAAAATGCGACGCGTTACGCGGTGCAGAAGCTCGGCGTATCGGAGAGCAAGGTCGTGACCGTGCCGAACGGGTTGATCCTTTCGGAGCACGAAGCGAGGGAGAGGAAACCGGCAAAGCTGACACGTGCGCAGCTAGGTCTCGCCGACACGGATTACGTCTTCGCGAACGTTGCGTCCTACAATTTGCACAAGGGGCACTACGTGATGGCGGATGCGATGCGCCATTTGCTGAAGCGCCGACGGGACGTAAAGATACTGTGCTTTGGCAATGTTATCTTCCCGCCGCACGTTGACGCGCTGCGCCAGTATCTTGTCGAACATGGACTCGAGCAGCATATTCTGATGCCGGGTTATTTCCCCGATGTCGAGGACGTGCATCGAATGGCGGATGCTTTTCTTCTGCCGTCGTTCATCGAAGGGTGGAGCATCGCAATGAACGAGGCGATGTTCTATCAAAAGCCGATGATCCTGACCGACACCGGCGCGTCGGCGGAAGTGATCGAGAACGGCGATATTGGCATACTGATTCCAAACGAATACGGCGATACGCCGAACCTGAACTCGAAACTGCTGGATGAACTTGCCTATGTGCCTCGGCAGTATGCGATCGCTCCGCGCCTTGCCGATGCGATGGACGAGATGGCATCGAATGCCGACGTGTGGCAAAAGCGCGGCATGCTTGGTCGTTGCAAGATCTATGAGCGATTCGATTTCGCGAATATCGTCAAGCGGTACGAGGAAATCATCGAGGGCGCAGTGAAGGCCGCGAATCGCTGA
- a CDS encoding acyltransferase, translating into MIHSLKSFCRFVRWRFKPAVCFYLGNHLFMNYMPYRIRHWFLRRFCQVRIGRDSSIAMGCFVTGYHISIGDNTVVNRYTYLDGRVPLTIGNNVNISHYTLIQTLTHDPQNPDFVCLCKPVVIEDHAWIGARAIICPGVHIGEGAVVGAGAVVTRDVAPYTIVGGNPARFIKERTRDLHYRSRYFPFFDTDIQ; encoded by the coding sequence ATGATCCATTCGTTGAAGTCGTTCTGCCGTTTCGTCCGCTGGCGTTTCAAGCCGGCAGTGTGTTTTTATCTCGGCAATCACCTCTTCATGAACTACATGCCGTATCGCATCCGGCATTGGTTTTTGCGGCGATTCTGCCAGGTGCGGATCGGCCGGGATTCGAGCATTGCGATGGGATGCTTCGTTACCGGCTATCACATCTCGATCGGCGACAACACCGTCGTCAACCGCTACACGTATCTCGACGGCCGCGTGCCGCTGACGATCGGGAACAACGTCAACATTTCACACTACACGTTGATCCAGACCTTGACGCACGATCCGCAGAATCCGGATTTCGTGTGTCTATGCAAACCGGTGGTGATCGAGGATCACGCGTGGATCGGCGCGCGCGCGATCATTTGTCCCGGCGTACACATCGGCGAAGGGGCGGTTGTCGGTGCGGGGGCGGTCGTGACGCGTGACGTGGCGCCTTATACGATCGTCGGCGGAAATCCCGCGCGCTTCATCAAGGAACGAACGAGAGATTTGCACTACCGATCGCGCTACTTCCCGTTCTTCGATACCGATATTCAATGA
- a CDS encoding glycosyltransferase family 2 protein, with translation MSIFRFCRATSAGAVEAATISVVIPLYNHARYIESALDSVLSQTSQADEIILIDDGSSDNGFDIAQRVLSKIPKAKAYRQDNAGAHNTINRAIGLSRGDFVAVLNSDDVFVPTKLARCRAIVREQPGVGLIAGRVSIMDDNGVRQHSGAAIDWLRRAQQFLDDTKLAQLALLNENFVATTSNMVFDRALWQAAGGFQPLRYCHDLDFLMFAFAHSSVCVDGDHEHIVYRVHERNTIKEDLSKVRIEIAAVIAQALAMSGPRLFSAELGAADLAAFKRFLDNKGMTELLCFFQTTLPAFPTRAAFYEYAIDPRHAEAFGSTVIG, from the coding sequence ATGTCGATTTTCCGATTCTGTCGTGCGACCTCTGCGGGAGCAGTAGAGGCCGCCACCATCTCGGTCGTGATCCCTCTCTACAATCATGCCCGTTACATCGAAAGCGCGCTGGATAGCGTGCTGTCGCAGACGTCGCAGGCCGACGAGATCATTCTGATCGACGACGGTTCGTCCGACAACGGCTTTGACATCGCGCAGCGCGTGCTGTCGAAGATTCCAAAGGCGAAGGCGTATCGACAAGACAACGCTGGAGCGCATAACACGATCAATCGCGCGATTGGCTTGAGCCGTGGTGACTTTGTCGCTGTTCTCAACTCCGACGACGTTTTTGTACCTACCAAACTCGCGCGTTGCAGAGCGATCGTGCGCGAGCAACCCGGCGTCGGTCTCATTGCGGGGCGAGTCAGCATCATGGATGACAACGGCGTTAGGCAGCATAGCGGCGCCGCGATCGATTGGCTGAGGCGGGCGCAGCAGTTCCTCGACGACACTAAGCTTGCTCAACTGGCGCTCCTGAACGAGAATTTTGTCGCGACGACGTCGAACATGGTGTTCGACCGTGCGCTGTGGCAAGCTGCGGGTGGTTTCCAGCCGTTGCGGTACTGCCATGACCTCGATTTCCTGATGTTTGCGTTTGCACACAGTTCAGTGTGTGTCGATGGCGATCATGAGCATATTGTCTACCGAGTGCACGAGCGCAATACGATCAAGGAAGATCTGAGCAAAGTACGGATCGAAATTGCGGCCGTGATTGCCCAAGCGTTGGCAATGTCCGGTCCGAGGCTCTTTTCCGCCGAGTTGGGCGCGGCGGATCTGGCCGCGTTCAAGCGTTTTCTCGACAACAAGGGCATGACGGAACTGCTGTGCTTCTTTCAGACGACGCTGCCAGCCTTTCCGACACGGGCGGCATTCTACGAATACGCCATCGACCCGCGTCACGCGGAAGCCTTTGGATCGACGGTAATTGGTTGA
- a CDS encoding sulfotransferase family protein yields the protein MFILFGSPRSGTTLFKESLNLHSAIFIPNQTTFISPVAHVIGCISDWPAARKIIAEIIVSTDDYREVLEPYISVQEVEAVLAQAEPTLAGVLSAIYGRIASNTGKHVCGDKTPDDLLSIRKLEQVGLLNSNLKFIHIVRDVRGAMASLRNVTWAPQGIDEYFPRLWNYTNLHLFKAMQGRTNYLLVRYEDLVSDPRIALSCTTFFLGLPFEENMLDNTQRAPVLRNDQSHLNLSQPFLKERAQSWQNELPPEINRHCVTTAAEAMAAFGYL from the coding sequence ATGTTCATCCTGTTCGGCTCGCCGAGATCGGGCACCACCCTCTTCAAAGAATCCCTCAATCTCCACAGTGCGATATTCATTCCGAATCAAACCACGTTCATCAGCCCGGTCGCTCACGTCATCGGCTGCATCAGCGATTGGCCGGCCGCGCGCAAAATCATCGCCGAGATCATTGTCTCGACCGATGACTACCGCGAAGTGCTTGAGCCGTACATCTCGGTTCAGGAAGTCGAAGCCGTGCTTGCGCAAGCCGAACCGACGCTCGCGGGCGTCCTGTCAGCGATCTACGGCCGCATCGCAAGCAACACGGGCAAACACGTCTGCGGCGACAAGACCCCGGACGACCTGCTGTCCATCCGTAAGCTCGAACAGGTCGGCCTGCTCAACTCAAATCTCAAGTTCATCCACATCGTCCGCGACGTTCGCGGCGCGATGGCATCGCTGAGAAATGTGACGTGGGCCCCCCAGGGGATCGACGAGTACTTTCCCCGCCTCTGGAACTACACCAACCTGCATCTTTTCAAAGCGATGCAGGGGCGAACGAACTATCTGCTCGTTCGCTACGAAGACCTCGTGTCCGATCCGCGCATCGCACTATCGTGCACTACGTTTTTCCTCGGCCTGCCGTTCGAGGAAAACATGCTCGACAATACGCAACGAGCGCCTGTGTTGCGCAACGATCAGAGCCATCTGAACCTGTCGCAGCCCTTCCTCAAGGAACGGGCGCAGTCCTGGCAAAACGAACTCCCGCCAGAGATCAACCGTCATTGCGTCACCACGGCGGCCGAGGCAATGGCAGCATTCGGCTACCTCTGA
- a CDS encoding glycosyltransferase, with the protein MTVSTLQPGFGRGLTISIVVYRPDMTVLMRTAYSLCVAVDRLRSRWPALPIFVYLVDNGGAHDLSPASDLLRDHGIGSAVLSGHGNVGYGCGHNLAIDQIDSGYHLILNPDIDLDNDALACSLDFFDRHPALGLLSPFIAGEDGHIQYLCRRVPTVLDLFVRGFLPVRLRKPFGARLARYEMRDRINERDVVWEPPIVSGCFMLFRTDVLKSLAGFDARYFLYFEDYDLSLRAHDVTRVAYVPDVRIVHYGGGAARKGWLHVRLFVASAFKFFNRFGWRWW; encoded by the coding sequence ATGACTGTCTCCACGTTGCAGCCCGGATTTGGGCGGGGATTGACCATATCGATCGTCGTGTACCGGCCGGACATGACAGTGTTGATGCGGACCGCGTACAGTCTGTGCGTTGCCGTCGACAGACTTCGCAGCCGGTGGCCAGCATTGCCGATCTTCGTCTACCTCGTGGACAACGGCGGCGCACATGATCTCTCTCCGGCGTCAGATTTGCTGCGCGATCACGGCATCGGCAGCGCAGTCCTGTCAGGACACGGCAATGTCGGCTATGGATGCGGGCACAATCTTGCAATCGATCAGATCGACAGCGGGTATCACCTCATCCTGAATCCGGATATCGATCTCGATAACGATGCGCTGGCGTGTTCGCTTGACTTCTTCGACCGTCATCCCGCTCTCGGCTTGTTGTCCCCTTTCATTGCAGGCGAGGACGGGCACATTCAATATCTTTGTCGACGTGTTCCGACTGTCCTCGATCTTTTTGTGCGCGGTTTCCTGCCGGTTCGTTTGCGAAAGCCATTCGGCGCGCGTCTTGCGCGGTATGAGATGCGTGATCGGATCAACGAGCGGGACGTCGTTTGGGAACCGCCGATCGTCAGCGGTTGTTTCATGTTGTTTCGAACGGACGTGCTCAAATCGCTTGCTGGCTTCGATGCGCGCTACTTCCTTTATTTCGAGGACTATGATCTCAGCTTGCGCGCGCACGACGTGACGCGCGTCGCCTATGTTCCCGACGTGCGCATCGTGCATTACGGCGGAGGGGCGGCTCGTAAGGGATGGTTGCACGTCCGCTTGTTTGTCGCGTCGGCATTTAAGTTCTTTAATCGTTTCGGCTGGAGATGGTGGTGA